The genomic interval GTTTCGGGGAGAACTACGAGGAGGCCTAcgaggccgggctggagaaggggctGCCGGACCCGGTGCTCTACCTGGCCGAGAAGTTCTCGCCGCCCAGCCCCTGTGGCCTGCACCGACAATACCGCCTGGCCGGACACTACGCCTCGGCCACCCTCTGGTgagcccccggggtggggggcccaaGGGCGAGGGTCCGCAGACACGTGGCCATGGCTCGTCTCCACGTCCACCACCcctggtggagctggggtcatcatcatcatcatcatcaatcgcatttattgaccgcttactgtgtgcagagcactggactcagcgcttgggaagtacaagttggccacatatagagaagcggcgtccgggctttggagtcagaggtcacgggttcaaaccccggctctgccgattgtcagctgtgtgactttgggccagtcacttcacttttctgggcctccgtgacctcatctgtaaaatggggattaagactgtgagccccccccaccgtgggacaacctgatcaccttgtaacctccccagtgcttagaacggtgctttgcacgtagtaagcacttaataaatgccaccattatatagagacagtccctacccaagggactcacggacagtcatcatcatcaatcgtatttattgagcgcttactgtgtgcagagcactggactaagcgcttgggaagtacaagttggcaacatatagagacggtccctacccaacagcgggctcacagtctaaaagagggagacagagaacaaaaccaaatgtactaacacaataaaatcaatagaatagatatgtacaagtaaaataaataaataaacagagtaataaatatgtacaaacatatatacatcatcatcatcatcatcaatcgtatttattgagcgcttactatgtgcagagcactgtactaagcgcttgggaagtccaaattggcaacatctagagacagttcctacccaacagcgggctcacagtctaaaagggggagacagagaacaaaaccagactaacacaataaaatcaatagaatagatatgtacaagtaaaataaataaataaataaataaatagaataataaatatgtacaaacatatatacatcatcatcatcatcatcatcaatcgtatttattgagcgcttactatgtgcagagcactggactaagcgcttgggaagtccaaattggcaacatatccaacagtgggctcacagtctaaaagggggagacagagaacaaaaccaaacgtactaacacaataaaatcaatagaatagatatgtacaagtaaaataaataaataaatatgtacaaacatatatacatcatcatcatcatcaatcgtatttattgagcgcttactatgtgcagagcactggagtaagcgcttgggaagtccaaattggcaacatctagagacagtccctacccaacagcgggctcacagtctaaaaggggagacagagaacaaaaccaaacatactaaaataaaataaatagaatagatatgtacaagtaaaataaataaataaatatgtacaaacatatatacgtcctcatcatcatcatcaatcgtatttattgagcgcttactatgtgcagagcactggactaagctcttgggaagtccaaattggcaacatctagagacagtccctacccaacagcgggctcacagtctaaaagggggagacggagaacaaaaccaaacaaacacaataaaatcaatagaatagatatgtcctagtaaaataaataaataaataaatatgtacaaacatatatacatcctcctcatcatcatcatcatcagtcatatttattgagcgcttactatgtgcagagcactggagtaagcacttgggaagtccaaattggcaacatctagagacagtccctacccaacagcgggctcacggtctaaaagggggagacagaaaacaaaaccaaagagactaacacaataaaatcaatagaatagatatgtccaagtaaaataaataaataaataaatatgtacaaacatatatacatcctcatcatcatcatcaattgcatttattgagcgcttactatgtgcagagcactggactaagcgcttgggaagtccaaattggcaacatctagagacagtccctacccaacagcgggctcacagtctaaaagggggagacggagaacaaaaccaaacaaacacaataaaatcaatagaatagatatgtccaagtaaaataaataaataaataaatatgtacaaacatatatacatcctcctcatcatcatcaatcgtatttattgagcacttactatgtgcagagcactggactaagcgcttgggaagtccaaattggcaacatctagagacggtccctacccaacggcgggctcacagtctaaaagggggagacggagaacaaaaccaaacaaacacaataaaatcaatagaatagatatgtacaagtaaaacgctTAGCACAAGCGCATACATACAAGTACATAcaaatatattactctatttatttatttattttacttgtacatttctatcctatttattttatttcgttagtatgtttggttttgtctcccccttttagactgtgagcccgctgttgggtagggaccgtctctagacgttgccaatttggacttcccaagcgcttagtccagtgccctgcacacagtaagcgctcaataaatacaattgatgatgatgaggaggatgtatatatgtttgtacatatttatttatttattttacttggacatatctattctattgattttatcgtgttagtacgtttggttttgcgtagtaagcgctcaataaatacgattgattgattgattgatgatgataaaataaagaaagaaatggagtaataaatctgtacaaacatatatacgtatatatacagtCCTCACGGCCCGACCCTCTTTTTCCGGCCTTTCCCCCCGTAGGGTGGCATTCTGCTTCTGGCTCCTGTCCAATGTGCTGCTGGCCATGCCGGCCCCCCACTACGGCGGCTTCACCTTGCTGGGGGCGGCCACCTTCCTCATCTTCGCCATCCTCGCCTTCGTCTCGGCCTCGGCCACCTGCCCGCTGCGCCTGGGCCCCGCCGCCCTCACCACCGGCTACGGGGTCGCCTTCTGGGTCACGCTGGCCACCGGTGAGGGCCGGGTGGCCGGGGGGggggctctttttttaaaaaaaaataagatattTTTTAAGTAAGGTAAGtaaggttaagcgcttactacgggccagagtctgtactaagcgctgggggagccaatcgtatttattgagcccatatttagactgtgagcccactgtcgggtagggactggctctatacgttgccaatttggacttcccaagcgcttagtccagtgctctgcacatagtaagcgctcaataaatacgattgattgattgtgtggctcactggagagagcccaggcttgggagtcagaggttgtgagttctaatcccggctccaccacttctcagctgtgtggccttgggcaagtcgctgcgcttctctgggcctcagttacctcatccgtaaaatgggggtgaagactgtgagccccatgtgggacaactctatttattcttctcttagactgtgagcccactgttgggtagggactgtctctctatgttgccaacttgtacttcccaagtgcttagtacagtgctctgcacatagtaagtgctcaataaataggattgattgattgattgattgattgagcgctcagtaaatacgagtgaatgaatgaatgaatggtatttattttacctgtacatatttaccattctatttattttcttttgttaattttTGTTGGCCAtcgcccccttctagcctgtgagcccgctgttgggtagggaccagcactagatgttgccaacttggacttcccaagcgcttagtacagtgtatttattttattttgttagtatgtttggttttgtctcccccttttagactgtgagcccactgttgggtagggactgtctctatatgttgccaacttggacttcccaagcgcttagtacagtgctctgcacacagtaagcgctcaataaatacgattgatgatgatgatgatgatgctccgcacacataaatatgattgaatgaatgaatgaatggtatttattttacttgtacatatttcctattctatttattttattttgttaatatgtgttgttttgtcgtccgtctcccccttctagcctgtgagcccgctgttgggtagtcaccgtctctatatgttgccgacttggacttcccaagcgcttagtacagtgctttgcgcacacaaatttattttattttgttagtctgtttggttttgttctctgtctcccccttttagactgtgagcccactgttgggtagggactgtctctatatgttgcaaacttgtacttcccaagcgcttagtccagtgctctgcacacagtaagcgctcaataaatacgattgatgatgatgatgatgatgattgagcacttcctgtgtgcagcgcactgtactaagcacttgggtctctatatgttgccaacttgtacttcccaagcgcttagtacagtgctcggcacacaggaagcgctcaataaatacgattgattgattgattgattgggaagtacaggttggcaacatacgagatgggtagatacgagaccattgaagaagcagcatggcagagtggataaagcacaggcctgggtgtcagaaagttatgggttctattcctcactcccccactggtctgctgtgtgaccttgggcaagtcatttcacctctgtgcctcagtttcctcatctgtaaagtggggatcattcattcattcattcaatcgtatttattgagtgcttactgtgtgcagagcactggactgagccccttctttcctctcccccctctccatccccccgtcttacctccttcccttccccacagcacctgtatatatgtatatatggttgtacatatttattactctatttatttatttatttattttatttattttacttgtacatttctatcctacttattttattttgttggtatgtttggttctgttctctgtctcccccttttagactgtgagcccactgttgggtagggactgtctctatgtgatgccaatttgtacttcccaagcgcttagtacagtgctctgcacatagtaagcactcaataaatacgattgattgattgattggactaagcgctagactgttagccctgggactttgtccagcctgaagaTTTGCTGGTagccatcctagcgcttagtacagtgcctggcacttagtaagcacttaacaaataccataattattattagtggtttaatcgggttggacacagtccatgtccatacagcgtggctcagtggaaagagcccgggctttggagtcagaggtcatgggtttgaatgccggctccgccacatgtctgctgtgtgaccttgggcaagtcacttttaacttctcggagcctcagtttcctcatctgtacagtggggatcattcattcattcattcgttcaatcgtatttattgagcgcttactgtgtgcggagcactggactaagcgctagactgttagccctgggactttgtccagcctgaagaTTTGCTGgtagccatcccagcgcttagtacagtgcctggcacatagtaagcacttaacaaataccataattattattagtggtttaatcgggttggacacagtccatgtccatacagcatggctcagtggaaagagcccgggctttggagtcagaggtcatgggttcaaatgccggctccgctacgtgtctgctgtgtgaccttaggcaagtcacttaacttctcggagcctcagttccctcatctgtaaaatggggatgatgactgtgagccctgtgcgggacaacctgatcaccttgtatcccccccagcgcttagaacagtgctttgcacgtagtaagcgcttaacaaatgctattattattattattattagcataatcaggttggacacagtccatgtcccacatggggctcacagtcttgatccccattttacagatcaatcaatcgtatttattgagcgcttactgtgtgcagagcactggactaagcgcttgggaagtccaagttggcaacacatagagacggtccctacccaacagtgggctcacagtctagaagggggagactgagaacaaaacaaaacgtactaacaaaataaaataaatagatatcaatcaatcaatcaatcaatcaatcgtatttattgagcgcttactgtgtgcagagcactgtactaagcgcttgggaagtacaagttggcaacatatagagatagtccctgcccaacagtgggctcacagtttagaagggggagacagagaacaaaacaaaatgtactaacaaaataaaataaatagaatagatatcaatcaatcaatcaatcgtatttattgagcgcttactgtgtgcagagcactgtactaagcacttgggatgtctgctgtgtgaccttgggcaagtgacttcacttctctgtgcctcagttccctcatctgtaaaatgggaattaagactgtgggccccacacgggacaacctcatctccttgtgttcctcccagcgcttagaacagcgctttgcacatagtaagcgcttaacaaataccaacattatcattattattattacaagttggcaacatatagagacagtccctgcccaactgtgggctcacagtctagaagggggaggcagagaacaaaacaaaacgtactaacaaaataaaataaatagaatagatatcaatcaatcaatcaatcgtatttattgagcgcttactgtgtgcagagcactgtactaagcgcttgggaagtccaagttggcaacacatagagacggtccctacccaacagtgggctcacagtctagaagggggaggcagagaacaaaacaaaacgtactaacaaaataaaataaatagaatagataatcaatcaatcaatcgtatttattgagcgcttactgtgtgcagagcactgtactaagcacttgggatgtctgctgtgtgaccttgggcaagtgacttcacttctctgtgcctcagttccctcatctgtaaaatggggattaagactgtgggccccacacgggacaaccccatctccttgtgttccccccccagcgcttagaacagcactttgcacatagtaagcgcttaacaaataccaacatttttattattattattacaagttggcaacatatagagacagtccctgcccaactgtgggctcacagtctagaagggggaggcagagaacaaaacaaaacgtactaacaaaataaaataaatagaatagatatcaatcaatcaaccaatcatatttattgagcgcttactgtgtgcagagcactggactaagcgcttgggaagtccaagttggcagcacatagagacagtccctacccaacagtgggctcacagtctagaagggggaggcagagaacaaaacaaaacgtactaacaaaataaaataaatagaatagatatcaatcaatcaatcaatcgtatttattgagcgcttactgtgtgcagagcactgtactaagcacttgggatgtctgctgtgtgaccttgggcaagtgacttcacttctctgtgcctcagttccctcatctgtaaaatggggattaagactgtgggccccacacgggacaaccccatctccttgtgttcccccccccagcgcttagaacagcactttgcacatagtaagcgcttaacaaataccaacattattattattattattacaagttggcaacatatagagacagtccctgcccaactgtgggctcacagtctagaagggggaggcagagaacaaaacaaaacgtactaacaaaataaaataaatagaatagatatcaatcaatcaaccaatcgtatttattgagcgcttactgtgtgcagagcactggactaagcgcttgggaagtccaagttggcagcacatagagacagtccctacccaacagtgggctcacagtctagaagggggaggcagagaacaaaacaaaacgtactaacaaaataaaataaatagaatagatatcgatcaatcaatcaattgtatttattgagcgcttactgtgtgcagagcactgtactatgcatttgggatgtctgctgtgtgaccttgggcaagtcacttcacttctctgtgcctcagttccctcatctgtaaaatggggattaagactgtgggccccacacgggacaacctcatctccttgtgttcccccctcccccagcgcttagaacagcactttgcacatagtaagcgcttaacaaataccaacattatcattattattattacaagttggcaacatatagagacagtccctgcccaacagtgggctcacagtctagctacgTACAAGTGTAACTGAGGCTCCTTTGGAGaagccgtttaacttctctgtgccccattttgcagtcgaggCGACCGAGGCacggcgaagttaagtgacttctccgaaGCCCCGCAGCAGACTGGCGGTAGAATCTGTAGGGGAACCCAGctcctcatcaatcgtagttattgagtgcttactatgtgcagagcactgtactaagcgcttgggaagtacaagttggcaacatatagagacggtccctgcccaacagtgggctcacgttctAGCTACGTACAAGTATAACTGAGGCTCCTTTGgagaagccatttaacttctctgtgccccattttgcagtcgaggCGACCGAGGCacggcgaagttaagtgacttctccgaaGCCCCGCAGCAGACTGGCGGTAGAATCTGTAGGGGAACCCAGctcctcatcaatcgtagttattgagcgcttactatgtgcagagcactgtactaagcgcttgactgatttccaggcccgtgctctaaccggtAGGCCTCGCCGCTCTGCACGGGGGGTGCCGCGGGGGACCACCGTCGCGGACTAGGCGGTTCTGCCCGTGCCACCGACCCTCTCtccgccacccccttccccagggcTCCTGTGCTTCCTGCTGGGAGGAGCCGTGTTGGGTCTCCACTGGGCACAACCTCGCACCCTGCGCACCTTACTGGACCTGAGCAGCGAGGACCAAGGGGGGGAGGCCGAGGCGCCGCTGCCCCGCACCTACAGCAACCCGCTCTTCGTGCCCGACCGGACGGGCGGCGGTGGGGCCGCCACTCCCGACATACGGCTCGACGTGCGCCTGTAGAGGATGCCCCGAGCGGGGACTTGCACCCACCTGCGGGGCCCGACGGGAACGGGATTGGACGTGTATGGGACGCGGCCCCCTCCCAAACCACCGCTGGTCGGGGGTCCTGCTCCCTGCCTGGGCAGACGGGGGCTGCCCGGAGGGGTTGTGTCATGGGGGGAGTGTGGtaataaaaaatatttttgtaCTTCTCAACCCCGGTTGAGCTCGGCcggtttggaggggaagggagggtgggagaaagcggagagggagaagggggacagggCGAGAGGGAGCGAGGGAAGACCCGAGCCCGCCTgaaccctgacccctgaccccgtcTCTCTAGGAAGCAACGCCTAGGCCTTCTTTAGCTCATGGGGCGGCTCCGGAGGGTCGGCCTTTCTCTGAGCCGGCCCGGTGGGGTGGGCTGAGCCCCCCTGCTCCACCTGTCCTCGACCCTCCTCCGCCACGCAGAGATGTACAGCGCCAGGATGAGGGCCCTCGTGCCTGCCTTTATTGTCATTGACCCCATCCGCCCGATTTCTCTTCCACCAGGTGCTGGGGTCCGGGCTGGAGAAAAGGgggagccttaataataataataataataatgacatttattaagcgcttactatgtgccaagcactgttctaagcgctggggaggttacgaggtgatcaggttgtcccagagggggctcacagtcttcatccccattttccaggtgagggaacggaggcccagagaagggaagtgacttgtccgaagtcacacagctgacctgaacccgtgacctctgcctgaTCCCAGGGGTTGGCGGATGGGCCCGGTCCGAGACGCTAAGGGGAACTGCCAGGGGCGAGGGAAGGGCCGGGACTGGGAGCCGGGCCGGgcgaggagctgggggaggagctGGCGGTGGGCtcgtcctcctccaggagggcctcCGACAGGGCGATGTCCAGCACGGGCCGGTAGCGAGGGCTGGGCCTTCCCACCTCGGGTCGCCCCACCTCGCTCTGGTTGAAGAAAATCTTGAGTCTGTCCGGCCTTGTCCGGTTGAGGACCATCACcgccaggcccagccccaggcaGAGCAGCCCTGGGCGGGACAAAGGGCACAGGCCTCACCCTCAGGGCCTTCGCCCCCTCATGCGACCCCCCAACCGGCTgggtccctcccgcctccccgcGGGCCCAACGACCTGGTCCTTGccagggtggggaaagagggcacCGGCTGGGCGGCCCGCAACACCCCCACTCCCCTCGCCCGGCCGGTCTCTCACCCGTGAACAGCGTGAGCCAGAAGGCGGTGCCCTGGTGGGTTTGCAGCGTGGCAGGGCCCAGGCGGAGGAGGCATGGGGGTGTCAGGGCGGTGGCCGTGGAAAAGAAGAGCAGCgacaggagcaggaagaggcCCGTGGCCAGGAGCATG from Tachyglossus aculeatus isolate mTacAcu1 chromosome 8, mTacAcu1.pri, whole genome shotgun sequence carries:
- the DUOXA2 gene encoding dual oxidase maturation factor 2 produces the protein MTLWDGVLPFYPQPRHPAGVPVSLLVVIIVFLALGTSILLILPGVRGRARWFWLVRILLSLFIGAEIVAVNFSAEWAVGRVSANTTYKAFSTARVSVDVGLQVGLGGVNITLKGTPVHQLNETIDYNERFDWSFGENYEEAYEAGLEKGLPDPVLYLAEKFSPPSPCGLHRQYRLAGHYASATLWVAFCFWLLSNVLLAMPAPHYGGFTLLGAATFLIFAILAFVSASATCPLRLGPAALTTGYGVAFWVTLATGLLCFLLGGAVLGLHWAQPRTLRTLLDLSSEDQGGEAEAPLPRTYSNPLFVPDRTGGGGAATPDIRLDVRL